Within the Erpetoichthys calabaricus chromosome 1, fErpCal1.3, whole genome shotgun sequence genome, the region cagtggtgtcctacacaatctaaaggcaaatgcaaactggaagaaactctgatatgAAGAGATATGGCAGACCCAAGTGACAACCCAACTGGAAGACAACTTTTCGAGGGTCACCTGCTTGCATGTAGGCACCTCATAGTACAATGTCTAAAAATGTGAGTTTATCACTACATATTTATATGTGCTTGACAAGAGATTGCCATTACAGTAGGCAGTATATATTATGGCTGGGATCCACTCGTAAATCGGTGTCAAAAACAGTTGATACTTGatcaagtaaaaaaaatttactacactgtaaatttcttaaaataaaaacttacaaATACAGCCAACAATCCTTTTATCTGTTACTGATGGAACAAGGTGTGGGTCTTCTTTGGTCCCTGCATAATGCTTGGGCTTAAACATGCTGTAAGGATCCTAAAAAAGAGAAGCAAAAGAATTAAGATCTCTCTCACTTAGCAAGTTACTATTGTGACTTCCACCAAAAAAGGTGAGGTGTAAACAGGAAAGCAGTCTTTAGCTGCATATTACAATATCTACGCATTGAACACTGATAGAAATTGGTACAAACATCTCTGATTTACCTCTCTACATTAAGGCCATTACCAACTTACTTTTCCATCTTTGGAGGCTATCAAGATTTTCTTCTCCAGACCTGTAGCCTGTTCTTCATCTGTTGGGATtcctgttaattttaaaaatgtaggcAATCAATTGAAAAGCACAATTCAAGGAATACTACAcacaaaaataatcatttttatgttacttccccaatgtagtttgtagtggtggccaaaaaaaataaaaaatttaatctcacattttcatggaGAAAAACAAGACAAAGATTCTGATTAAACAGGACCCAATGGTAACCAATGctggacaatggcaaacaatgaaaaaaacatccatccattatccaacccactgtatcctaactacagggtcacgagggtctgctggagccaatcccagccaacacagggcgcaaggcaggaaacaaaccccgggcagggcgccagcccaccgcagggtgcacacacacccacacactagggacaatttaggatcgccaatgcacctaacctgcatgtctttggactgtgggaggaaaccctcgcagacacggggagaacatgcaaactccacgcagggaggacattcataagaaaagaaaaaaaaacacattctaatCACACTTGTGttccataatccacatgtccgttACTCATTTGTATGCTCAAAGGTGCATAATGCAAGttattttgctaaaaaaaattaatacttcCTGAAAACTCACCATACAAGACAAACAAAAAGATGCTTTCAAATATACAGAGCTTTTAAACATGAAGACTGGATTCTTGCAAATGAGGGGGGCAGATGACCAATTCAGATGCACAGTACTATGGGAAAGAGTCTTTTCTATTAATCTTGAACCCCGAGTTTGAaaagtattaataaaattatagCAGAACATGAATGTATTCTGCAAATTTTGAGTATACGACAGGACAAGTGGGTTATGTGACACAAGTTACATTAGCATTTTTCTTCCCAAcctggatgtttttcacatcgttTCATCGTTTAatattgtccagcattggtcatcaCTGGTTCCTGTTCAACCAGAATCTTTATAATGTACTCtcaccatgaaaacatgagatttaaaaattttttctcagccaccactataAACTACACTGGgtaagtaacaaaataaaaatatacatataattttTGGGGGGTGTACTCCTTTTAGTataatgtttgctttaatataGGGCAGTCACATGCACATTCAAATGTATCTAATATTCGAATTTGaactatacagtaaatattccACTTTTAAAACATAAATTTCAACCCCCCCCCACCAAGCCATGCATAACCTCCAGGGACAGTTACCTTAACAACGTAGATTTTACAAGATGACATCTTGGTTGTACTTGTGAATCTCTTAAGATGTATTTAACACATATTCAAAAACACTGGAAATAATATGTACTGGTAATGTTCAGTGCACAAGTCACACTTTTTGATTCTCATGACAGCACTTACCATTGAAACATGATCAAATGAATAATCCACAATATCAACGTTTCTTACCTCATCAGTGTATAACAACTACACTAGAATGCCCGCAATGGCCGAAGTAAATGTCCCTGGAATATACCGAAATATTTCTCTTTCAAAACCCACAACACAATTCACGTGTAATGGTTCTTTTACCCAACACGATATTTAATGTGATCTTTCTTTTACAAAAGAAACAGGATTACTAACACGTTATAAGAACCGGAGCTGCAAATTACATTCTGATAATGATTTTGACCTCCGTGAATATTAACCTGGGCTTGTATTTATGTACATGTCTTatgtaaatattgatatattaatCAAAAGCTCCTTAGTCAAATCTTCTTCCCGACACTGAATGcatttcacaaaaaaatcacatttaaaaaatattcgcTTTAATTTCAGTTCGCTTCGTCTTGGCCCGCTCTAATGTCATTGCCCAGGCCGCAACTCGCCCTCTCCAATCCGCCGGTAACCCCTTTCCTCTCCGCAAATATCAAAGTCAGCTCCCTCACTCATGCCTTCTTACCTCCAGCTGCCATGCCGCGGGTGAAGACTTGGCCCCGAGCTGAGGCAACCCGACATGCCGCAACGCGGGCAGCAGAGCTCAGCAATAACCTTGCAGCCATATCCAAGAAGCCGGAAAAGACGAATGTGCAAGGAAATACGCATGCGTAGTACGATGGTGTCTGATGACGTCTGAAGCTGCAGCTACCGATCACGTGACCGTGACTTGGCAGTGGTACTGGATCAAAAGTGTTGCCGCAATAGGGACAGGGCAGGTTTGAGAAAATCACTACTACGACTTTAGGGGAGTGTTTTATTATCGAGGGCAAAAATATTGGGGGATATCTTTAAAAGAAGGGGgatttttttcatgtaaattaCCTTCCTGAGGAAATAGGCTCCCATAACTTCTACATCTTCCACTCCAGTAAATGTTTGATGAAAGCATCATCCAGCAATAGGCAACACATAACACGTTGTAACAACCACCTGTCATTGCTTCGTCCACTCATCTCAAAGTTCATGTACAATTGGTTAGAGGTCTGAGAGAGATTTGGTATTGATGAGCCACCTAACAGCTGTACACTTGCCCTGCCCCAGCCTGTACTCTCTCTGTTAATTTATCGAACCTTATTAAATAGTAAACGCAAAGGCAAGTCCAGTGGTGCTATTAGCTTGCTGTGTTCCGTGAAGACGTTGGCTTAGCTTAACTAGATTAGAATCAGATCTTTTGATTACATTTCAGTATAATAATCATCAGGTGCAATGACAACTCCCAAAACATCAAACTACAAGTACAGATTCAGCAGTCAATGGAGTACAAAACTAAGTTTATaggtaatattgttattattaaaatggtaactttgattttctgaaagttttgtttacttaaaatattgtattttgggATAAGCACTATCTTGGgttattgtgttttaaaatgaatttatcagAGCACAGGacactgcatttacaatgtttacAATGGTGTTTCCAGAGATGTATGTACAGTAGGTTCATTAAATTTTAATATCACTGAGTTATTTTCACTAGCATGGCTGTTTATTAAGTCAAATATTTTAACCTATTTTCGATAACAAAAGGTGCCAGTTATTTGTGAATATCCTCCTAGTATTGCAGctggtataaaaatattttaatacattgttaaCTAACTAGATTAGGctagatcaggggttctcaatcacagtcctggagggccgcagtggctgcaagtttttgttctaacccggttgcttaattagaaagcaattcttgccaataatttaatttcatggctttaactctgctatttcAAGTAattctcatatcttagattttctttccctttctaaggatatcatctaaatgatttgaaggctaaaatggatgagaaattctcagtccttcacttttttctcttccaagtatttaattaaaaccaatagtgcatgataaattcacagaggtgtaaatggtaacaag harbors:
- the LOC114649969 gene encoding cytochrome c oxidase subunit 5B, mitochondrial-like, producing the protein MAARLLLSSAARVAACRVASARGQVFTRGMAAGGIPTDEEQATGLEKKILIASKDGKDPYSMFKPKHYAGTKEDPHLVPSVTDKRIVGCICEEDNTAIIWFWLHQGDPQRCPSCGAHYKLVPHSLPH